One Salvia splendens isolate huo1 chromosome 12, SspV2, whole genome shotgun sequence genomic window carries:
- the LOC121759499 gene encoding receptor-like protein kinase BRI1-like 3: MMMNRLSPSAFLVILLMEFCLIGLNAASNNNGGGGEAAVLLSFKRSSIQTDPKRFLDNWSPSSSTPCDWRGVSCSDDGRVYRLDFTNAGLTGRLRISDLAPLPALTTLLFTGNSFDGNLSSVAGDSCRFESIDLSANRFTDLGLMTQLLSSCGNLNLLNFSRNKLIGKLESTFPASKTLEVLDLSGNRLDGELPAALFKNSPSLKILDLSSNNFTGNLFNLDFRSILNLTVLNLSRNSFSAPGFPATLPYCQGLQTLDLSHNFIKLRIPGDLLAKMMNLKQLVLANNGFFGEIPLQLGEICRSLQVLDLSNNQLTGELPSTFINCNELETLKLSSNQLSGGFLDTVVSSITSLKYLSVAFNNISGEVPPSLTNCTRLLALDLSSNNFTGNVPSVLCSGNSVLEKLLLANNYLSGGVPPELGRCKNLKSIDLSFNELRGSIPPEIWTLPEISDIVMWANNLSGQIPEGICINGGNLQTLILNNNFISGALPQSIVNCTNLIWVSLSSNRLSGEIPKEIGNLVNLAILQLGNNSLTGAIPPRIGDCRSLIWLDLNSNDLQGPLPPELASQTGLIVPGVVSGKQFAFVRNEGGTQCRGAGGLVEFEGIRPDRLANFPMVHACPSTRIYSGMTVYTFAGSGSMIYLDLSYNQLSGAIPSSLGSMVYLQVLNLGHNDLSGEIPSSFGGLKSAGVLDLSHNNLQGFIPGSLGGLSFLSDLDVSNNNLSGLIPSGGQLTTFPAARYENNSALCGVPLPPCGSTSGGRGPHSSSRENSRSMAVGMVIGIMASVTCIMLLLYALYRAKRSQMKDEKRDKYIDSLPTSGSSSWKLSSVPEPLSINVATFEKPLKKLTFAHLLEATNGFSSESLIGSGGFGDVYKAQLRDGSVVAIKKLIHVTGQGDREFMAEMETIGKIKHRNLVPLLGYCRVGEERLLVYEYMKWGSLEAVVHDKDKIGGASLDWAARKKIAVGSARGLAFLHHSCIPHIIHRDMKSSNVLLDEKLEARVSDFGMARLVNALDTHLSVSTLAGTPGYVPPEYYQSFRCTTKGDVYSYGVVLLELLSGKRPIDRVEFGEDNNLVGWAKQKHKERRSDEILDPQLVTSLSGDAELYHYLQVAFECLDDKPNRRPTMIQVMAKFKELQPDSETDTLDEMSFKDSVIHESP, encoded by the coding sequence atgatgATGAACAGACTATCTCCATCTGCTTTTCTCGTGATTCTATTGATGGAATTCTGCCTCATTGGATTAAATGCTGCTTCAAACAAcaatggcggcggcggcgaggcTGCCGTTTTGCTATCCTTCAAGCGCTCGTCAATCCAAACTGATCCGAAACGCTTCTTGGATAACTGGTCGCCGTCGTCTTCCACCCCCTGCGATTGGAGAGGCGTCTCCTGCTCCGACGACGGCAGAGTCTACCGCCTCGACTTCACCAATGCGGGCTTAACCGGCCGCCTACGCATCTCCGACCTCGCGCCGCTCCCCGCCCTCACCACGCTTCTCTTCACCGGAAATTCATTCGACGGAAATCTATCCTCTGTCGCCGGAGATTCATGCAGATTTGAATCGATTGACCTCTCGGCAAACAGATTCACCGATTTAGGGCTAATGACTCAGTTGCTTTCCAGTTGCGGAAATTTGAATCTGCTGAATTTCTCGAGGAATAAGCTCATTGGAAAGCTGGAGAGCACTTTTCCGGCGAGTAAAACCCTCGAGGTTTTGGATCTCTCCGGCAACCGATTGGATGGGGAATTGCCGGCTGCGTTGTTCAAAAACTCGCCGTCGTTGAAAATCCTTGATTTGTCAAGCAATAACTTCACCGGCAATCTCTTCAATTTGGATTTTAGGTCAATTTTGAATCTCACTGTGCTCAATCTCTCTCGCAACAGCTTCTCCGCCCCCGGTTTTCCGGCGACCCTACCTTACTGCCAGGGCCTCCAAACTCTGGATTTAAGCCACAATTTTATCAAGCTGAGGATTCCAGGAGATTTGCTTGCGAAGATGATGAATTTGAAGCAGCTTGTTCTAGCCAACAATGGCTTCTTCGGTGAGATTCCGCTACAATTGGGGGAAATTTGCAGGTCGTTGCAGGTTCTAGATCTTTCTAATAATCAGTTAACCGGAGAGCTTCCTTCAACCTTCATCAATTGTAATGAGCTCGAAACTCTCAAGCTCAGCAGCAATCAGCTCTCGGGCGGATTTCTCGATACTGTGGTGAGCTCCATCACAAGCCTCAAATATCTATCCGTGGCGTTCAACAACATCTCCGGCGAAGTGCCGCCGTCGCTCACCAACTGCACTCGGCTTCTGGCTCTAGACCTCAGTTCCAATAATTTCACCGGAAATGTGCCTTCGGTGCTCTGCTCCGGCAATTCCGTTCTCGAAAAACTGTTGCTGGCAAACAATTATCTTTCCGGCGGAGTGCCGCCTGAGCTCGGGCGgtgtaaaaatttaaaaagcaTTGATCTCAGCTTCAACGAATTGCGCGGCTCGATTCCACCGGAGATTTGGACGCTGCCGGAGATATCGGATATAGTAATGTGGGCGAACAATCTGAGCGGTCAAATCCCGGAAGGCATTTGCATCAACGGTGGTAATCTCCAGACTCTGATACTCAACAACAATTTCATATCCGGAGCTCTGCCACAGTCCATTGTCAACTGCACCAATCTAATTTGGGTGTCATTGTCAAGCAACCGCCTCTCCGGCGAAATCCCTAAAGAAATAGGCAACTTAGTCAACCTCGCAATCCTCCAGCTGGGGAACAACTCCCTCACCGGAGCAATTCCGCCGCGAATTGGTGACTGCAGGAGCCTCATATGGCTCGATCTCAACAGCAACGATCTCCAGGGGCCTCTGCCCCCGGAGCTCGCTTCCCAGACTGGCCTCATAGTCCCTGGAGTCGTCTCCGGGAAGCAGTTCGCGTTCGTCCGTAACGAAGGGGGAACGCAATGTCGTGGCGCGGGTGGTTTAGTCGAGTTCGAAGGGATTCGTCCTGATAGGCTGGCGAATTTTCCGATGGTGCACGCGTGTCCTTCGACGAGGATTTATTCCGGAATGACGGTTTACACATTCGCCGGCAGTGGCAGCATGATCTACCTTGATCTGTCATACAATCAGCTCTCTGGTGCAATTCCTTCAAGCTTAGGCTCCATGGTTTATCTTCAGGTTTTGAATTTGGGGCATAATGATTTAAGTGGTGAGATACCATCTAGTTTTGGAGGTTTAAAGAGTGCTGGTGTTCTTGATCTCTCTCATAACAATCTTCAAGGATTCATCCCTGGATCATTAGGTGGTTTGTCATTCCTCAGTGATCTTGATGTTTCAAACAACAATTTATCTGGTTTGATTCCTTCTGGGGGGCAGCTTACCACATTTCCAGCAGCAAGATATGAGAACAACTCTGCCCTCTGTGGGGTTCCCTTGCCGCCTTGTGGATCGACGAGCGGGGGCCGTGGTCCCCACTCATCGTCGAGGGAGAATAGCCGGAGCATGGCTGTCGGGATGGTGATCGGGATCATGGCCTCGGTCACGTGTATAATGCTGCTTCTCTACGCGCTGTACAGAGCGAAACGGAGCCAGATGAAGGACGAGAAGCGGGATAAATACATCGACAGCCTCCCGACCTCTGGCAGCAGCAGCTGGAAACTCTCCAGCGTTCCTGAGCCGCTGAGCATCAACGTGGCCACGTTCGAGAAGCCCCTGAAGAAGCTGACGTTCGCGCATCTCCTTGAGGCCACGAACGGATTCAGCTCCGAGAGTTTGATCGGATCGGGCGGGTTTGGGGATGTGTACAAAGCGCAGCTTAGGGACGGAAGCGTTGTGGCGATCAAGAAACTGATCCATGTTACCGGGCAGGGCGACCGGGAGTTCATGGCGGAGATGGAGACGATAGGGAAAATCAAGCACAGGAATCTGGTGCCATTGCTTGGTTATTGTAGGGTTGGGGAGGAGAGGCTGTTAGTGTATGAATACATGAAATGGGGGAGTTTGGAGGCTGTGGTTCATGACAAGGACAAGATCGGCGGGGCTAGTCTCGACTGGGCCGCGCGTAAAAAGATCGCGGTGGGGTCCGCCCGAGGGCTGGCGTTCCTCCACCACAGCTGCATCCCGCACATCATCCACCGCGACATGAAGTCGAGCAACGTCCTACTAGACGAGAAGCTCGAGGCGAGGGTGTCGGATTTTGGGATGGCGAGGCTGGTGAACGCGCTTGACACACATTTGAGTGTGAGCACGCTGGCGGGGACGCCCGGGTACGTGCCCCCGGAGTACTACCAGAGCTTCAGGTGCACGACGAAGGGGGACGTGTACAGCTACGGGGTGGTGCTGCTGGAGCTGCTGTCGGGGAAGAGGCCGATCGACAGGGTGGAGTTCGGGGAGGACAACAACCTGGTGGGATGGGCGAAGCAGAAGCACAAGGAGAGGAGGAGCGACGAGATATTGGATCCGCAGCTGGTGACGAGCCTGTCGGGGGACGCGGAGCTCTACCATTACCTGCAGGTGGCGTTCGAGTGCCTGGACGACAAGCCGAACCGGAGGCCGACGATGATACAGGTGATGGCTAAGTTTAAGGAGCTGCAGCCGGATTCGGAGACGGACACTCTTGATGAGATGTCGTTTAAGGATTCGGTTATTCATGAATCTCCTTAG